The Tardiphaga alba genome includes a window with the following:
- a CDS encoding thiazole synthase, which produces MVNFYGKTFSSRLLIGSALYPSPKTMQDSIRASGAGIVTVSVRRETAGGKTGDAFWSLIRELDVAVLPNTAGCRSVREAVTTAKLARELFDTPWIKLEVIADNDTLQPDVVGLVEAANILVKDGFEVFPYCTEDLGVAMRLVDAGCKVVMPWAAPIGSARGIINRDALKLLRDRLPDITLVVDAGLGAPSHAAEALELGYDAVLLNTAVAKAADPVAMANAFRLAVEAGRTGFEAGLMGERDFASPSTPVIGTPFWHAVS; this is translated from the coding sequence ATGGTGAACTTCTACGGCAAGACCTTCTCCTCTCGCCTGCTGATCGGCAGCGCCCTGTATCCGTCGCCGAAGACGATGCAGGATTCCATCCGCGCGTCAGGCGCCGGCATCGTCACCGTCTCCGTCCGCCGCGAGACCGCGGGCGGCAAGACCGGCGATGCGTTCTGGTCGCTGATCCGTGAGCTCGATGTGGCCGTGCTGCCCAACACCGCCGGCTGCCGCAGCGTGCGTGAAGCCGTCACCACCGCAAAACTCGCGCGCGAATTGTTCGACACGCCGTGGATCAAGCTGGAAGTGATCGCCGACAACGACACGCTGCAGCCCGATGTGGTCGGCCTGGTCGAAGCCGCGAACATCCTCGTCAAGGACGGGTTTGAGGTCTTCCCCTATTGCACCGAAGACCTTGGCGTTGCGATGCGCCTGGTCGATGCCGGCTGCAAGGTGGTGATGCCATGGGCGGCGCCTATCGGCAGCGCGCGCGGCATCATCAATCGCGATGCGCTGAAACTGCTGCGCGACCGCCTGCCCGATATCACGCTCGTCGTCGATGCCGGCCTGGGCGCGCCCTCGCATGCGGCGGAGGCACTGGAGCTCGGCTATGACGCCGTGCTGCTCAACACCGCGGTGGCCAAAGCCGCCGATCCCGTCGCCATGGCCAACGCCTTCCGCCTCGCCGTCGAGGCCGGCCGCACCGGTTTCGAAGCCGGGCTGATGGGCGAACGTGATTTCGCTTCTCCTTCCACTCCAGTCATCGGGACACCGTTCTGGCATGCCGTATCCTGA
- the thiS gene encoding sulfur carrier protein ThiS, which translates to MQVTVNGEAREIKSSHVTALLSELDYEGTHCAIAINYDVVPRSQWAETTLKAGDEIEIITPRQGG; encoded by the coding sequence ATGCAAGTGACCGTCAACGGCGAAGCGCGCGAGATCAAGTCGTCGCATGTGACCGCCCTGCTCAGCGAGCTCGACTACGAGGGCACGCACTGCGCCATCGCCATCAATTACGACGTGGTGCCAAGAAGCCAGTGGGCGGAGACGACGCTGAAGGCGGGCGACGAGATCGAGATTATTACGCCGCGGCAGGGAGGCTAG
- a CDS encoding lytic transglycosylase domain-containing protein, which yields MTRISTVLALAFAASLAAIPSFAHAQQRADYQAMAASHAQANGVPEALVHRVIMRESKYQPHLIGRGGTIGLMQIKLATARGVGYTGNAEGLRDPNTNLTYGIKYLAGAYRAAHGDHNRAVSYYAGGYYYAAKRQRQQVSAPPHQPIFAKDAERLKKQDVTQAQASMSAPKP from the coding sequence ATGACCCGTATTTCGACCGTCCTGGCCTTGGCCTTCGCAGCTTCCTTGGCCGCCATCCCGTCTTTCGCCCATGCGCAGCAGCGCGCCGACTATCAGGCCATGGCGGCATCCCATGCCCAGGCCAATGGCGTGCCGGAAGCGCTGGTGCATCGCGTCATCATGCGCGAGAGCAAGTATCAGCCGCATCTGATCGGCCGCGGCGGCACCATCGGCCTCATGCAGATCAAGCTCGCGACGGCGCGTGGTGTCGGCTACACCGGCAATGCCGAGGGCCTGCGCGATCCCAACACCAATCTCACTTACGGCATCAAATATCTCGCCGGCGCCTATCGCGCCGCCCATGGCGACCACAACCGCGCGGTGAGCTATTATGCCGGCGGCTACTACTACGCGGCCAAGCGCCAGCGTCAGCAAGTCTCTGCACCGCCGCATCAGCCGATCTTCGCCAAGGATGCGGAGCGCCTGAAAAAACAGGACGTCACGCAGGCCCAGGCCAGCATGTCGGCACCGAAGCCCTGA
- the thiC gene encoding phosphomethylpyrimidine synthase ThiC, whose translation MNIRSNPDTTLPAVTTGSLPSSRKFYSVPDSAPDLRVPLREIILSEGAGEPNLPVYDTSGPYTDPNVLIDVNNGLARTRQDWVKERGGVEEYEGRDIKPEDNGNVGAKHAAAAFKAHHKPLRGVGDNMITQLEFARAGIITKEMIYVAERENLGRKQQLERAEAARADGESFGAEVPLFITPEFVRSEIARGRAIIPCNINHAELEPMIIGRNFLTKINANIGNSAVTSSVEEEVDKMVWAIRWGADTVMDLSTGRNIHTTREWIMRNAPIPIGTVPIYQALEKCDGDPVKLTWELYKDTLIEQCEQGVDYFTIHAGVRLQYIHLTANRVTGIVSRGGSIMAKWCLAHHQESFLYTHFEEICDIMRKYDVSFSLGDGLRPGSIADANDRAQFAELETLGELTQIAWKKGCQVMIEGPGHVPLHKIKINMDKQLKECGEAPFYTLGPLTTDIAPGYDHITSGIGAAMIGWFGCSMLCYVTPKEHLGLPNRDDVKVGVITYKISAHASDLAKGHPAAQLRDDALSRARFDFRWQDQFNLGLDPETAVAYHDETLPKEAHKVAHFCSMCGPKFCSMKITQDVREYAATLGDNEKAALSLGGKASIGMSMSGVIEDGMASMSQKFKDMGEQVYVQAQAVKDSNKAL comes from the coding sequence ATGAACATCCGCTCCAATCCCGACACCACCCTTCCCGCCGTCACCACCGGCAGCCTGCCGTCCTCGCGTAAATTCTATTCTGTCCCTGATAGCGCACCGGACCTGCGTGTGCCCCTGCGCGAGATCATTTTGTCCGAAGGCGCCGGTGAGCCAAACTTGCCGGTCTATGACACGTCGGGGCCTTATACCGATCCGAACGTGCTGATCGATGTGAATAACGGCCTCGCCCGCACCCGCCAGGACTGGGTGAAGGAGCGCGGCGGCGTCGAGGAATATGAAGGCCGCGACATCAAGCCGGAAGACAATGGCAATGTCGGCGCCAAGCATGCCGCCGCCGCCTTCAAGGCGCATCACAAGCCGCTGCGCGGTGTCGGCGACAACATGATCACCCAGCTCGAATTCGCCCGCGCTGGGATCATCACCAAGGAAATGATCTATGTCGCCGAGCGCGAAAATCTCGGCCGCAAGCAGCAGCTGGAGCGCGCCGAAGCCGCGCGCGCGGACGGCGAGAGTTTTGGCGCCGAAGTGCCGCTGTTCATCACGCCGGAATTCGTGCGCTCGGAAATCGCGCGCGGCCGTGCGATCATCCCGTGCAACATCAACCACGCCGAACTGGAGCCGATGATCATCGGCCGCAACTTCCTCACCAAGATCAATGCCAATATCGGCAACTCCGCCGTGACGTCGTCGGTGGAAGAGGAAGTCGACAAGATGGTGTGGGCGATCCGTTGGGGCGCGGATACCGTGATGGATCTCTCCACCGGCCGCAACATTCACACCACGCGCGAATGGATCATGCGCAATGCACCGATCCCGATCGGCACCGTGCCGATCTATCAGGCGCTGGAAAAGTGCGATGGCGATCCGGTCAAGCTGACCTGGGAGCTCTACAAGGACACGCTGATCGAGCAGTGCGAACAGGGTGTGGATTATTTCACCATCCATGCCGGCGTGCGCCTGCAATATATCCACCTCACCGCCAACCGCGTCACCGGCATCGTCTCGCGCGGCGGCTCGATCATGGCAAAATGGTGCCTCGCGCATCACCAGGAAAGCTTCCTCTACACCCATTTCGAAGAGATCTGCGACATCATGCGCAAGTATGACGTCTCGTTCTCGCTCGGCGACGGCCTCCGTCCCGGATCCATCGCCGACGCCAACGACCGTGCGCAATTCGCCGAACTGGAGACGCTGGGCGAGCTGACGCAGATTGCCTGGAAGAAGGGCTGCCAGGTGATGATCGAAGGCCCCGGCCATGTGCCGCTGCACAAGATCAAGATCAACATGGACAAGCAGCTCAAGGAATGCGGCGAAGCCCCGTTCTATACGTTGGGGCCACTGACCACCGACATCGCGCCGGGTTACGACCACATCACCTCGGGCATCGGCGCCGCCATGATCGGCTGGTTCGGCTGCTCCATGCTCTGCTATGTCACGCCGAAGGAGCATCTGGGCCTGCCCAACCGCGACGACGTGAAGGTCGGCGTGATCACCTACAAGATCTCGGCGCATGCGTCGGATCTCGCCAAGGGTCATCCCGCCGCCCAGCTGCGCGACGACGCGCTCTCCCGCGCCCGCTTCGATTTCCGCTGGCAGGACCAGTTCAATCTCGGCCTCGATCCGGAAACCGCGGTCGCCTATCACGACGAGACGCTGCCCAAGGAAGCCCACAAGGTCGCGCATTTCTGCTCGATGTGCGGACCAAAATTCTGCTCGATGAAGATCACGCAGGATGTGCGCGAGTACGCGGCGACGCTTGGCGACAACGAGAAGGCAGCGCTGAGCCTCGGCGGCAAAGCGAGCATCGGCATGTCGATGAGTGGCGTGATCGAGGACGGCATGGCCAGCATGAGCCAGAAGTTCAAGGACATGGGCGAGCAGGTCTATGTTCAGGCACAGGCCGTGAAGGATAGCAATAAGGCGCTGTGA
- a CDS encoding ATP-binding protein: MKLLHVLNLRRISGQIAALVVMSIIAIHVIIGAGFALLRPDQPVTPDRGHGELAAFAKLLAATPASDQPAFFARMAETFPAFDLRMEAGDFIESADAKERSDAFPFRRMSRMLAPTIRAVPLAGPRVGIVMPDGQKFSVSDMPERRPRPFWGGPVFITFAFAVITLTLLGLWAARMLAEPLSSFARTAEEFSLSGTSSPLPERGPEEIRAVARALNRMRERITTLIDDRTKMLAAISHDLRTPITRLRLRSEFIEDENSRRHMLRDLDQMRAMLEAVLSFLRNDRRLEELTLTDIATTLQLIADQFADIGQLVTYQGPSHAMAMARPDDLHRAVTNLVENAVKFGGDATITLTMSEQGAVIDVADGGPGISDAQKNAMLQPFVRGDDARNMDDETAGFGLGLSIARAIALAHGGELTLRDRQPQGLIVRITLPAARA; the protein is encoded by the coding sequence ATGAAGCTGCTGCACGTCCTCAATCTGCGGCGGATCAGCGGCCAGATTGCTGCGCTGGTGGTGATGTCCATCATCGCCATTCACGTCATTATCGGTGCCGGTTTCGCACTGCTGCGTCCGGACCAGCCGGTGACGCCGGATCGCGGGCATGGCGAACTCGCGGCGTTCGCAAAGCTCTTGGCAGCGACACCCGCGAGCGACCAACCGGCATTTTTCGCGCGCATGGCGGAAACCTTCCCGGCCTTCGACCTGCGCATGGAAGCCGGCGATTTCATCGAGAGTGCGGATGCGAAGGAGCGCAGCGACGCGTTTCCGTTTCGCCGCATGAGCCGCATGCTGGCCCCGACCATTCGCGCTGTCCCGCTTGCAGGCCCGCGCGTTGGCATCGTGATGCCTGACGGCCAGAAGTTCTCGGTGAGCGACATGCCGGAACGCCGCCCGCGTCCGTTCTGGGGCGGGCCGGTATTCATCACCTTTGCATTCGCCGTGATCACGCTGACGCTGCTCGGCCTGTGGGCGGCCCGCATGCTCGCCGAACCGCTGTCATCCTTCGCCAGAACGGCAGAAGAATTCAGCCTCAGCGGAACATCATCGCCGCTCCCTGAACGCGGCCCCGAGGAAATCCGCGCGGTGGCGCGTGCACTGAATCGGATGCGCGAGCGCATCACGACTTTGATCGACGACCGCACCAAAATGCTGGCCGCCATCAGCCATGACCTGCGCACGCCGATCACCCGCCTGCGCCTGCGCTCGGAATTCATCGAGGACGAGAACAGCCGCCGCCATATGCTGCGCGACCTCGACCAGATGCGCGCGATGCTGGAGGCGGTGCTGTCATTCCTGCGCAATGATCGCCGCCTGGAAGAACTCACGCTCACCGACATCGCCACCACGCTGCAATTGATCGCCGACCAGTTCGCCGATATCGGCCAGCTCGTGACCTATCAGGGTCCGTCCCATGCCATGGCGATGGCACGTCCGGACGACCTGCACCGCGCGGTGACCAATCTCGTCGAGAACGCCGTGAAATTCGGCGGCGACGCGACGATCACGCTGACGATGTCCGAACAAGGTGCCGTGATCGATGTCGCCGACGGTGGCCCCGGCATTTCCGATGCGCAGAAGAACGCCATGCTGCAACCCTTCGTACGCGGCGATGATGCGCGCAACATGGATGACGAAACGGCCGGTTTCGGGCTGGGCCTGTCCATCGCCCGCGCGATCGCGCTGGCGCATGGCGGCGAGCTTACATTGCGGGATCGTCAGCCACAGGGATTGATCGTGCGGATTACACTGCCTGCGGCGCGAGCGTAG
- a CDS encoding FAD-dependent oxidoreductase, which produces MNQTTHASRGESAVANSPLSIIGAGIAGAWQALLLAKAGHSVTLYERDTAEMREGTTHWGGGMLAPWCEAEVSEPIIMRLGLRALDLWREELPDTPFNGSLVVAHPRDRADFERFARMTEGHTRLDAAGLAEIEPSLEGRFREGLFYPAEGHVEPRRVLPELHKRIIAAGGTIKFNCEVMPDDLDGLVIDCRGVWARDDETPLRGVKGEMILIETDEVQLSRPIRLMHPRWPLYVIPRADNRFMLGATSIENESSGVSVRSALELLGAAYAVHPAFAEARILDLGSGLRPAFSDNLPKIMLSRPTPGKNTIAVNGLYRHGFLLAPALAELTLNYVQRGAIDNEVMQCK; this is translated from the coding sequence ATGAATCAGACGACGCATGCGTCGCGCGGCGAATCTGCCGTTGCGAACTCTCCACTATCTATCATTGGCGCAGGTATCGCTGGTGCGTGGCAGGCTTTGTTGCTTGCCAAGGCTGGGCACAGCGTCACGCTCTATGAGCGTGACACTGCCGAGATGCGCGAAGGCACGACCCATTGGGGCGGCGGCATGCTGGCGCCCTGGTGCGAGGCCGAGGTCTCCGAGCCCATCATCATGCGGCTCGGCCTGCGCGCGCTCGATCTGTGGCGTGAAGAACTTCCCGACACACCGTTCAATGGCTCGCTGGTGGTCGCGCATCCGCGTGACCGCGCCGATTTCGAGCGCTTTGCCCGGATGACCGAAGGCCATACACGGCTCGATGCAGCCGGCCTGGCCGAGATCGAACCATCGCTCGAAGGCCGCTTTCGCGAGGGCCTGTTCTACCCTGCCGAAGGCCATGTCGAGCCGCGCCGCGTGCTGCCTGAATTGCACAAGCGCATCATCGCAGCGGGCGGCACCATCAAGTTCAATTGCGAGGTCATGCCCGACGACCTCGATGGCCTCGTGATCGATTGCCGTGGCGTCTGGGCACGTGACGACGAGACCCCGCTGCGTGGCGTCAAGGGCGAGATGATCCTCATCGAGACCGATGAAGTGCAGCTGTCGCGCCCGATCCGCCTGATGCATCCGCGCTGGCCGCTTTATGTGATCCCGCGCGCCGACAATCGTTTCATGCTCGGCGCGACCTCGATCGAAAACGAGAGCAGCGGCGTCAGCGTGCGTTCCGCGCTGGAATTGCTGGGCGCCGCCTATGCCGTGCATCCGGCCTTTGCCGAAGCGCGCATTCTCGATCTCGGCTCGGGACTTCGCCCGGCCTTTTCCGACAACCTGCCGAAAATCATGCTTTCCCGGCCGACGCCCGGCAAGAACACGATCGCGGTGAACGGCCTTTATCGCCACGGCTTCCTGCTGGCGCCTGCGCTGGCGGAGCTCACGCTGAACTATGTGCAGCGTGGGGCGATCGATAATGAGGTGATGCAATGCAAGTGA
- a CDS encoding thiamine phosphate synthase, whose protein sequence is MPYPDRFYPVVDTVEWVRRLTALGVGTVQLRAKDLDDASAMILFRAALDVTKGTSTKLVVNDYWRVAIELKAQHLHLGQEDLAEADVDAIKKAGITLGLSTHDEDELETALRAEPDYIALGPIFFTTLKSMRFEPQGIPKITTWKKRIGKLPLVAIGGIKFEHAAEIFAAGADSIAVVSDVTQNSDPDARVRQWLGLSEQVA, encoded by the coding sequence ATGCCGTATCCTGACCGTTTTTATCCCGTCGTCGATACCGTGGAATGGGTGAGACGCCTCACCGCACTCGGCGTCGGCACCGTGCAATTGCGCGCCAAGGATCTCGACGATGCGTCGGCGATGATCCTGTTTCGCGCCGCGCTCGACGTGACCAAAGGCACGAGCACAAAGCTGGTGGTCAATGACTACTGGCGCGTCGCCATCGAGCTGAAAGCGCAGCATCTGCATCTCGGCCAGGAAGACCTCGCCGAAGCCGATGTCGACGCCATCAAGAAGGCCGGCATCACGCTTGGCCTTTCCACGCATGATGAAGACGAACTCGAAACCGCACTGCGCGCCGAGCCTGATTATATCGCGCTCGGGCCGATCTTCTTCACCACGCTGAAGTCCATGCGCTTCGAACCGCAGGGCATTCCCAAGATCACGACGTGGAAGAAGCGCATCGGCAAACTCCCGCTGGTCGCCATCGGCGGCATCAAGTTCGAACACGCCGCGGAGATCTTTGCCGCGGGCGCCGACAGCATCGCTGTGGTCAGCGATGTCACCCAGAATTCCGATCCGGATGCCCGCGTGCGGCAATGGCTCGGCCTTTCCGAACAAGTAGCTTAA